A genomic window from Streptomyces sp. NBC_01429 includes:
- a CDS encoding MbtH family protein has translation MSNPFDDPDARYLVVVNDEAQYSLWPAFAEVPAGWTVALPAASRQECLDHITAHWTDMRPKSLADAMSEH, from the coding sequence ATGAGCAATCCCTTCGACGACCCCGACGCGCGCTACCTCGTCGTCGTCAACGACGAGGCGCAGTACTCCCTCTGGCCTGCCTTCGCCGAGGTGCCCGCGGGCTGGACCGTCGCGCTCCCGGCAGCGAGCCGCCAGGAGTGCCTCGACCACATCACCGCGCACTGGACGGACATGCGGCCCAAAAGCCTCGCCGACGCCATGTCCGAGCACTGA
- a CDS encoding NAD(P)/FAD-dependent oxidoreductase, whose translation MRESIVVVGGGAAGAGAAESLRREGFTGRLTLVGEEPGLPYDRPPLSKQVLSGAWPPDRTVLRDRDHYDGLGVTLRPARATGLDAAGHRLRLEDGTALEYDGLVIATGVTPRRLPFGHDLAGVHVLRTVDDATALGGALTDARRLVVIGAGFLGTEVAAVAAQLGLAVTVVDPLPVPMARQLGVRVAERLCALHRERGVTLLTETSVGGFTESDGRVDGVRLADGTLLETDLVLVAIGSTPAVDWLRDSGLALDNGVSCDAYCRAAPDVYAAGDVASWPNARYGRRMRLEHRTNAGEQSAAAARNLLHGDVEPFTPLPYFWSDQFDVKIQAHGLLSEDADVEIVEGDKGPGFVALYRTGGRTVGALAWNAFRQLRPYRKELADQPFPVDGPAPAEEGPAPAADPAPAV comes from the coding sequence ATGCGCGAGAGCATCGTCGTCGTGGGCGGTGGGGCGGCGGGGGCCGGAGCGGCGGAGTCCCTGCGGCGCGAGGGATTCACCGGGCGGCTGACCCTGGTGGGCGAGGAGCCGGGCCTGCCGTACGACCGGCCCCCGTTGTCGAAGCAGGTGCTCTCCGGCGCCTGGCCGCCGGACAGGACCGTACTGCGCGACCGGGACCACTACGACGGCCTCGGCGTCACCCTGCGCCCGGCGCGCGCCACCGGCCTCGATGCCGCCGGCCACCGGCTGCGCCTCGAAGACGGTACGGCACTGGAATACGACGGCCTGGTGATCGCCACCGGCGTCACCCCGCGCCGGCTGCCCTTCGGGCACGACCTGGCGGGCGTCCATGTGCTGCGCACCGTCGACGACGCCACCGCGCTCGGCGGCGCCCTGACGGACGCCCGCCGGCTGGTGGTGATCGGAGCGGGGTTCCTCGGCACCGAAGTCGCGGCGGTCGCCGCGCAGCTCGGCCTGGCCGTGACCGTCGTCGATCCGCTGCCCGTGCCGATGGCCCGTCAGCTCGGTGTGCGCGTCGCCGAGCGGCTCTGCGCCCTGCACCGGGAACGGGGCGTCACTCTGCTCACCGAGACCTCTGTCGGCGGCTTCACGGAGTCCGACGGCCGGGTCGACGGGGTACGGCTCGCGGACGGCACACTGCTGGAGACCGATCTCGTCCTCGTCGCCATCGGCTCCACGCCCGCCGTCGACTGGCTGCGCGACTCCGGCCTCGCGCTGGACAACGGGGTGAGCTGCGACGCCTACTGCCGCGCCGCGCCGGACGTCTACGCCGCCGGGGACGTCGCGAGCTGGCCGAACGCCCGCTACGGCAGGCGGATGCGGCTGGAACACCGGACGAACGCGGGCGAACAGAGCGCGGCGGCGGCCCGGAACCTGCTGCACGGCGACGTCGAACCGTTCACCCCGCTGCCCTACTTCTGGTCCGACCAGTTCGATGTGAAGATCCAGGCCCACGGGCTGCTGTCCGAGGACGCCGACGTGGAGATCGTCGAGGGCGACAAGGGGCCGGGCTTCGTGGCGCTCTACCGGACCGGCGGCCGGACCGTGGGCGCGCTCGCCTGGAACGCCTTCCGGCAACTGCGTCCCTACCGGAAGGAGTTGGCGGATCAGCCGTTCCCGGTGGACGGCCCCGCCCCGGCCGAAGAAGGCCCCGCCCCGGCCGCCGACCCGGCGCCCGCCGTCTGA
- a CDS encoding Lrp/AsnC family transcriptional regulator gives MAVDALDTRILRLLIERPRTSVREYARLLGIARGTLQARLDRLERTGVITGTGPYLSPAALGHPVLAFVHIEVTQGHLDEVGDALAEVPEIIEAFSITGAGDLLTRVVARDNGHLEDVVQRLIRLPGVVRTRTEMALRERVAHRLLPLVESVGRAAPVAPAPARPGAQTAGAGSAAGAGPSSAGAGPSTGNG, from the coding sequence ATGGCAGTGGACGCGCTCGACACCCGTATCCTGCGGCTCCTCATCGAGCGACCGCGCACCTCGGTGCGGGAGTACGCGCGCCTTCTCGGGATCGCCAGGGGCACGCTTCAGGCCCGGCTCGACCGGCTGGAGCGTACGGGTGTGATCACCGGCACCGGGCCGTACCTCTCCCCCGCCGCGCTCGGGCACCCGGTGCTCGCCTTCGTCCACATCGAGGTCACGCAGGGGCATCTGGACGAGGTGGGGGACGCGCTCGCCGAGGTCCCCGAGATCATCGAAGCCTTCTCGATCACCGGCGCCGGGGATCTGCTCACCCGGGTCGTGGCACGCGACAACGGACATCTTGAGGATGTGGTCCAGCGGCTGATCCGGCTGCCCGGCGTCGTCCGTACGCGTACGGAGATGGCGCTGCGCGAGCGCGTGGCGCACCGGTTGCTGCCGCTGGTCGAGTCGGTGGGCCGGGCGGCGCCGGTGGCTCCGGCGCCGGCCCGGCCGGGTGCTCAGACGGCGGGCGCCGGGTCGGCGGCCGGGGCGGGGCCTTCTTCGGCCGGGGCGGGGCCGTCCACCGGGAACGGCTGA
- a CDS encoding MmcQ/YjbR family DNA-binding protein, translating into MTDADDVRRIALSLPETLEKEAWSMPTFRVAGKMFVTVPDDRTSFAVRCPRYERTELIAAEPEKFWVPPHEASSAWVRVRLGALEDLDELRDIIVDSWKQAAPERLVDAYTKPADRSERD; encoded by the coding sequence GTGACCGATGCCGATGATGTCCGCCGTATCGCGCTCTCCCTCCCGGAGACCCTGGAGAAGGAGGCGTGGAGCATGCCCACGTTCCGCGTCGCGGGGAAGATGTTCGTGACGGTCCCCGACGACCGGACGTCGTTCGCCGTGCGCTGTCCCAGGTACGAGCGGACCGAGCTGATCGCGGCCGAGCCGGAGAAGTTCTGGGTGCCGCCGCACGAGGCGAGTTCCGCGTGGGTACGGGTGCGGCTCGGCGCTCTGGAGGATCTGGACGAACTGCGCGACATCATCGTGGACTCCTGGAAGCAGGCCGCGCCGGAGCGCCTCGTGGACGCGTACACGAAGCCGGCGGACCGGAGTGAGCGCGACTGA
- a CDS encoding LAETG motif-containing sortase-dependent surface protein produces MAISRRVTALRLLGIGAAALAFTTAAAGSAWATDCPGGKGWDKGNHGGYKPGKGAGTPVTPVTTTDKCEFSLDGRDWYSQIKVDDINLKAADDGKVHVKVRTASDAAKCTVSLASYRTHGPTWNTSGEQVFHDFDSVEIKHGGQDTLDVAFPDVTCFAQVDLYRGKVKYDGLKDANDGFEHGDLPVGPSRPVIKDKLIAAWNGGTKDCTAQEIPPVEPEPSASESTPEEPPAESTPPTGTPSEPATSDTPAPSASETGETPSTGSPTPSASEPTSAASTPANEPSQASTGGNGGAEGDLAETGGGNVVPIAAGAAALLAAGGAVVIMTRRRKAATGS; encoded by the coding sequence ATGGCCATATCGAGACGTGTCACGGCGTTGCGCCTGCTCGGGATCGGCGCCGCCGCCCTGGCCTTCACCACCGCGGCGGCGGGCTCCGCGTGGGCCACCGACTGCCCCGGCGGCAAGGGCTGGGACAAGGGGAACCACGGAGGCTACAAGCCCGGCAAGGGCGCCGGCACTCCGGTCACACCGGTCACCACGACCGACAAGTGCGAGTTCTCCCTGGACGGCCGTGACTGGTACTCCCAGATCAAGGTCGACGACATCAACCTCAAGGCCGCCGACGACGGCAAGGTCCACGTCAAGGTCCGCACCGCGTCCGACGCCGCGAAGTGCACGGTGTCGCTGGCCTCGTACCGTACCCACGGCCCCACCTGGAACACCTCCGGCGAGCAGGTCTTCCACGACTTCGACAGTGTCGAGATCAAGCACGGCGGTCAGGACACGCTCGACGTGGCCTTCCCCGACGTCACCTGCTTCGCGCAGGTCGACCTCTACCGGGGCAAGGTCAAGTACGACGGCCTCAAGGACGCGAACGACGGCTTCGAACACGGGGACCTGCCGGTCGGGCCCAGCCGCCCGGTCATCAAGGACAAGCTGATCGCGGCCTGGAACGGCGGCACGAAGGACTGCACCGCGCAGGAGATCCCCCCGGTCGAGCCCGAGCCGTCCGCGAGCGAGTCCACGCCCGAGGAGCCGCCGGCCGAGTCGACGCCTCCCACCGGCACGCCGTCCGAGCCCGCCACGTCGGACACGCCGGCCCCGTCCGCCTCGGAGACCGGCGAGACTCCCTCCACGGGCTCGCCCACCCCGAGCGCCTCCGAGCCGACCTCGGCGGCCTCCACCCCCGCCAACGAGCCGAGCCAGGCGTCCACCGGCGGTAACGGTGGCGCCGAGGGCGACCTGGCGGAGACCGGTGGCGGCAACGTCGTCCCGATCGCCGCAGGCGCTGCCGCCCTGCTGGCCGCTGGTGGCGCGGTCGTGATCATGACCCGTCGTCGTAAGGCCGCCACGGGCAGCTGA
- a CDS encoding FUSC family protein translates to MLKTAFVAPDPGRLRLRASARAVLGIGAAVAVSGAAGYSLTAVIACGLAALLALFTVTDPTVRGQALTTALLPVAGFPVLALAATLHDHPRLRDAAFLAVVCAGVYARRWGPRGHALGIFAFMAFFMTQFLHTRPDRLPELFGAMTLSLIVSSAVRFGLWCYERRLPPPVVPAPPDPGRGLARTTTRQALQATAACAVALAIGQALSEDRWYWAVGTAWWIFVNTASRGETLVRGFRRVVGTVVGIAAGLLVAVPVDGALAPTAALVAACVFGIFYTAAVSYSWMMFFVTVMAGLLYGLLGVLHPGLLLLRFEETAAGALGVALAVTLVLPVTTHAATNAWIGRALTCVHTCTTTAARRLAGDEGADPSPPAAELEALLGKVRMSLAPLVHPLSPLRARKARARRVLALLDDCAREAHGFAALAAGAARAAGTAGPDAVLDAELTAACRRVEDAVEHAVHALAPLGAEPSGRTAEAPAAPSRHPGAEGALAHLHGLERALAELSAPLRTAPRAPLAPV, encoded by the coding sequence GTGTTGAAGACGGCGTTCGTGGCTCCGGACCCGGGGCGGCTGCGGCTGCGCGCCTCGGCCCGTGCCGTGCTGGGCATCGGCGCGGCCGTGGCGGTCTCCGGCGCGGCCGGGTACTCGCTCACGGCGGTCATCGCCTGCGGCCTCGCCGCGCTGCTCGCGCTCTTCACCGTCACGGACCCCACCGTGCGGGGCCAGGCCCTCACCACCGCGCTGCTGCCCGTCGCCGGCTTTCCCGTACTGGCGCTGGCGGCCACCCTCCACGATCACCCGCGGCTCCGGGACGCGGCCTTCCTCGCCGTCGTGTGCGCCGGGGTGTACGCCCGTCGCTGGGGGCCGCGCGGTCACGCCCTGGGGATCTTCGCGTTCATGGCGTTCTTCATGACGCAGTTCCTGCACACCCGCCCGGACCGGCTCCCCGAGCTGTTCGGCGCCATGACGCTCTCCCTGATCGTCTCCTCGGCCGTCCGGTTCGGCCTCTGGTGCTACGAGCGCCGGCTGCCGCCGCCCGTCGTGCCCGCGCCACCGGACCCGGGCCGGGGGCTGGCACGTACCACCACCCGCCAGGCGCTCCAGGCGACCGCCGCCTGCGCCGTCGCGCTCGCGATCGGACAGGCACTCTCCGAGGACCGCTGGTACTGGGCGGTCGGCACCGCCTGGTGGATCTTCGTCAACACCGCCTCGCGCGGCGAGACGCTGGTGCGCGGCTTCCGCCGGGTCGTCGGTACGGTCGTCGGCATCGCGGCCGGACTGCTCGTCGCGGTACCGGTGGACGGCGCGCTCGCGCCCACCGCCGCGCTGGTCGCCGCTTGCGTCTTCGGGATCTTCTACACCGCCGCCGTCTCCTACTCCTGGATGATGTTCTTCGTGACGGTCATGGCGGGCCTGCTCTACGGCCTGCTGGGCGTGCTGCACCCGGGACTCCTCCTGCTGCGGTTCGAGGAGACCGCGGCGGGCGCCCTCGGCGTCGCCCTCGCCGTCACCCTGGTCCTGCCGGTCACCACCCACGCGGCGACCAACGCGTGGATCGGCCGCGCGCTGACCTGCGTCCACACCTGCACCACCACGGCCGCCCGCCGGCTCGCCGGGGACGAAGGGGCCGACCCGAGCCCGCCGGCGGCGGAGCTGGAGGCGCTGCTCGGGAAGGTACGGATGTCGCTCGCCCCGCTGGTCCACCCGCTCAGCCCGCTGCGCGCCCGCAAGGCCCGCGCCCGGCGTGTCCTCGCCCTGCTCGACGACTGCGCCCGCGAGGCACACGGATTCGCCGCCCTGGCCGCCGGAGCCGCCCGAGCCGCCGGGACCGCCGGTCCCGACGCCGTGCTCGACGCGGAACTGACCGCCGCCTGCCGCCGGGTCGAGGACGCTGTGGAGCACGCCGTACACGCCCTGGCGCCCCTCGGAGCCGAGCCCTCGGGCCGGACCGCCGAGGCGCCTGCCGCGCCGTCCCGCCACCCCGGCGCCGAGGGCGCGCTCGCCCATCTGCACGGCCTCGAACGGGCGTTGGCCGAACTCTCCGCGCCGCTGCGCACCGCGCCGCGCGCTCCCCTCGCGCCCGTCTGA
- a CDS encoding lactonase family protein, with amino-acid sequence MIGGNGGRAFIGSFTSAGGRGVIAADVDPGTGALTERAATDAVADPSYLALSPDGSVLYAVSEREDGAAAALDVRPQGPAAPRLMGAPVPVSGAGPTHLALVGGRLLTANYGSGSVSVLPVAADGALREPVAVFRHEGGGPPGDRPLTPRAHQVVAAPGGRWALCTDLGTDSVRILALSADGEPTPHGETSLRPGTGPRHLAFHPGGGHVYVLGELEPILTVCRWDATTGVLEPVGETPVLPDGVTGESFPSAVVVSRDGRFVWAAVRGHDSIAVIALDATYEKPEPVTAVDCGGRWPRDLALDPTGRRLYAANERSGDVTWFDVDRETGVPARAGSLEAPAVSCVIFD; translated from the coding sequence GTGATCGGCGGGAACGGCGGGCGTGCCTTCATCGGGTCGTTCACATCGGCGGGAGGGCGCGGCGTCATCGCCGCCGACGTGGATCCGGGGACCGGCGCGCTGACCGAGCGCGCGGCCACCGACGCCGTCGCCGACCCCTCGTATCTCGCGCTGTCCCCGGACGGGTCCGTGCTGTACGCGGTCTCCGAGCGCGAGGACGGCGCGGCGGCGGCTCTGGACGTACGGCCTCAAGGCCCTGCGGCGCCCCGGCTGATGGGCGCGCCCGTGCCGGTAAGCGGCGCCGGTCCCACACACCTCGCGCTCGTCGGCGGCCGGCTGCTGACCGCCAACTACGGTTCGGGCAGCGTCTCGGTCCTGCCGGTCGCCGCCGATGGCGCTCTGCGCGAACCCGTCGCCGTGTTCCGGCACGAGGGCGGCGGCCCGCCCGGCGACCGCCCGCTCACGCCCCGCGCGCACCAGGTCGTGGCCGCTCCCGGCGGACGCTGGGCCCTGTGCACCGACCTCGGCACCGACTCCGTACGGATCCTCGCCCTCTCCGCCGACGGGGAGCCGACACCGCACGGGGAGACCTCGCTGCGCCCCGGCACCGGGCCGCGCCACCTCGCCTTCCACCCCGGCGGCGGACACGTCTACGTGCTGGGCGAGCTGGAACCGATCCTCACCGTCTGCCGCTGGGACGCCACGACGGGAGTGCTCGAACCGGTCGGTGAGACGCCCGTCCTGCCCGACGGGGTCACGGGGGAGAGCTTCCCCTCGGCGGTGGTCGTGTCACGGGACGGCCGGTTCGTCTGGGCGGCTGTCCGGGGCCACGACAGCATCGCCGTCATCGCGCTGGACGCGACGTACGAGAAGCCGGAGCCGGTCACCGCGGTGGACTGCGGCGGCCGCTGGCCGCGCGACCTGGCGCTGGACCCGACGGGCCGCCGCCTCTACGCGGCGAACGAGCGGTCCGGCGACGTGACCTGGTTCGACGTCGACCGGGAGACGGGCGTCCCGGCCCGTGCGGGCTCCCTGGAGGCCCCGGCCGTCTCCTGTGTGATCTTCGACTGA
- a CDS encoding sirohydrochlorin chelatase, which produces MSTPTGPASGLPVRMPRPRQSGRHRRPEPVAAPEGAPALVLAVPGTPSAAVRGLAEEVVSIARSELPGLDAAIGFLEGDDEEYPTLLSVLTGTVALRTERYELARAAGREVAEPEGPAAVVVPLLAGPDSTLITRIGEAVAESGATVELTDVLGPHPLLAEGLHVRLSEAGLARADRARLFTVATAADGIILATVGGTESVQTAGITGMLLAARLAVPVMAAALDEDGSVAAIAEQLREAGSTQLALAPYLVGPELPEGLLDAALKEADCAAAEPLGAYPAIGKLVLSKYASALGISTQPQGAPAH; this is translated from the coding sequence ATGAGCACCCCCACTGGGCCCGCATCCGGCCTGCCTGTACGAATGCCGCGCCCCCGCCAGTCGGGGCGCCACCGCCGTCCCGAACCGGTGGCGGCCCCCGAAGGGGCGCCCGCGCTGGTTCTCGCCGTCCCCGGCACCCCTTCGGCCGCCGTGCGCGGGCTGGCCGAAGAGGTCGTCAGCATCGCCCGCTCCGAGCTGCCGGGGCTCGACGCCGCCATCGGTTTCCTGGAGGGCGACGACGAGGAGTACCCGACGCTGCTGTCGGTCCTGACCGGGACCGTCGCGCTGCGCACCGAGCGTTACGAGCTGGCGCGGGCCGCCGGTCGCGAGGTCGCCGAGCCCGAGGGCCCGGCCGCCGTCGTCGTACCGCTGCTGGCGGGGCCCGACAGCACACTGATCACGCGGATAGGCGAGGCCGTCGCGGAGAGCGGCGCGACGGTTGAACTGACCGATGTCCTCGGTCCGCACCCGCTGCTGGCCGAAGGACTGCACGTACGCCTGTCGGAGGCCGGTCTCGCCCGCGCCGACCGCGCCAGGCTGTTCACGGTCGCCACGGCGGCCGACGGGATCATCCTGGCCACGGTGGGCGGCACGGAGTCCGTGCAGACCGCCGGGATCACCGGGATGCTGCTGGCCGCGCGGCTGGCCGTGCCGGTGATGGCGGCCGCGCTCGACGAGGACGGCTCGGTCGCCGCCATCGCCGAGCAGCTGCGCGAGGCCGGTTCGACACAGCTCGCGCTCGCCCCGTATCTGGTCGGCCCTGAGCTGCCCGAGGGCCTGCTCGACGCCGCGCTCAAGGAGGCGGACTGCGCCGCCGCCGAGCCGCTGGGCGCCTACCCGGCGATCGGCAAGCTGGTGCTGTCGAAGTACGCGTCGGCGCTGGGCATCAGCACACAGCCGCAGGGGGCTCCGGCGCACTGA
- a CDS encoding N-acetylglucosamine kinase — protein MSWVLGVDSGGSGVRFALGSTASGAAGRTGDAPGPGGVTTVATTTSAEPVRTGPSGLDPAQLLARLLPAVDTLLARAGADGARGADGPVALDAVAIGAAGMATLGDGLRAELPGALERALGVRRLALAADAVTAYAGAIGQRPGVVVAAGTGMIALGTDLTGWRRADGWGHLLGDCGGGAWIGRAGLEAAMRAYDGRAGGSPALLSRMEAVFGPAPALPGLLYPRTDRPAVLASFAPEVAAVAADDPVSAEILASAAGRIAESAAAACPPSGPCEVALTGGLFKLGEPLLGPLRAELADRLPHATTVPATTGPLGGALLVAAALATDSLVLPRDPGLLNVPAEQDR, from the coding sequence ATGAGCTGGGTGCTGGGCGTGGACTCGGGCGGCTCCGGGGTGCGGTTCGCCCTCGGCTCGACCGCTTCCGGCGCCGCGGGCCGTACGGGGGACGCACCCGGCCCCGGCGGTGTCACCACCGTCGCCACCACCACCTCGGCGGAGCCGGTGCGCACCGGCCCCTCCGGCCTCGACCCCGCGCAGTTGCTGGCGCGGCTGCTGCCCGCCGTGGACACCCTGCTGGCGCGGGCCGGCGCGGACGGCGCGCGGGGCGCGGACGGGCCGGTCGCACTCGACGCGGTCGCGATCGGCGCGGCCGGGATGGCGACGCTCGGTGACGGACTGCGGGCCGAGCTGCCCGGGGCGCTGGAGCGCGCCCTCGGTGTGCGCCGTCTCGCGCTCGCCGCCGATGCCGTCACCGCGTACGCGGGAGCGATCGGGCAGCGCCCGGGAGTTGTGGTCGCGGCCGGTACGGGAATGATCGCCCTCGGTACGGACCTGACCGGCTGGCGTCGCGCCGACGGCTGGGGCCATCTGCTCGGCGACTGCGGGGGCGGCGCCTGGATCGGCCGGGCCGGACTCGAAGCGGCGATGCGCGCGTACGACGGGCGGGCGGGTGGCTCACCCGCACTGCTGTCCAGGATGGAAGCGGTTTTCGGGCCCGCGCCCGCGCTGCCGGGGCTGCTGTATCCGCGTACCGACCGGCCCGCCGTGCTCGCCTCGTTCGCGCCGGAGGTGGCCGCCGTCGCGGCGGACGACCCGGTGTCGGCGGAGATCCTCGCGTCGGCCGCGGGCCGGATCGCGGAGTCGGCGGCCGCGGCCTGCCCGCCGTCGGGTCCGTGTGAAGTCGCCCTCACCGGTGGTCTGTTCAAACTCGGCGAACCACTCCTCGGCCCCCTGCGGGCGGAGCTGGCCGACCGGCTGCCGCACGCCACGACGGTACCCGCCACGACCGGTCCGCTGGGCGGGGCGCTTCTCGTCGCGGCGGCGCTGGCGACGGACTCGCTGGTGCTGCCACGCGATCCCGGACTGCTCAACGTACCGGCAGAACAGGACAGATGA
- a CDS encoding uracil-DNA glycosylase: MTARPLSEVVEPGWAQALGPVAGRIAEMGDFLRAEVAAGRTYLPAGANVLRAFQQPFDEVRVLIVGQDPYPTPGHAVGLSFSVAPEVRPLPGSLENIFRELNSDLGLPRPSNGDLTPWTRQGVLLLNRALTTAPRKPAAHRGKGWEEVTEQAIRALAGRGKPLVSILWGRDARNARPLLGDHPAIESAHPSPMSADRGFFGSRPFSRANDLLIGQGAQPVDWRLP; the protein is encoded by the coding sequence GTGACAGCGAGACCGTTGAGTGAAGTTGTTGAGCCCGGCTGGGCGCAGGCGTTGGGTCCTGTCGCCGGACGCATCGCCGAGATGGGGGACTTCCTGCGTGCGGAGGTCGCGGCGGGCCGCACCTATCTGCCCGCCGGAGCGAACGTTCTACGCGCTTTCCAGCAACCCTTCGACGAGGTAAGGGTCTTGATCGTGGGTCAGGATCCCTACCCGACCCCCGGGCACGCGGTGGGGCTGAGTTTCTCGGTGGCGCCGGAGGTGCGACCGCTGCCGGGCAGCCTGGAGAACATCTTCCGGGAGCTGAACTCGGACCTGGGACTGCCGCGCCCCTCGAACGGCGACCTGACGCCGTGGACGCGGCAGGGCGTGCTGCTGTTGAACAGGGCCCTGACGACGGCCCCCCGCAAGCCCGCCGCGCACCGGGGCAAGGGCTGGGAGGAAGTGACCGAGCAGGCCATCCGGGCCCTGGCCGGCCGGGGCAAGCCGCTGGTCTCGATCCTGTGGGGGCGCGACGCCCGCAACGCCCGTCCGCTGCTCGGCGACCACCCCGCGATCGAGTCCGCGCACCCCTCCCCCATGTCCGCCGACCGCGGCTTCTTCGGCTCACGCCCCTTCAGCCGGGCCAACGACCTGCTGATCGGCCAGGGAGCCCAGCCGGTCGACTGGCGGCTGCCGTGA
- a CDS encoding NADH:flavin oxidoreductase/NADH oxidase, with amino-acid sequence MSALFEPYTLRSLTIPNRLWMAPMCQYTAAPEGVEEGVPNDWHFQHLAARAAGGAGLILAEATAVSPEGRISPWDLGLWNDRQTEGFRRITAFLKSQGTVPGIQIAHAGRKASTERTWVDRGAAIPPGEQYGWTPVAPSAIPFGPASTVPEELSVARIDEIVEQFAATARRALEAGFEVVEVHGAHGYLINQFLSPHSNRRTDEYGGSYENRTRFALRVVDAVREVWPRELPVFFRISATDWLSENEDDEREGWTAEDTVRFAADLTAHGVDLLDTSTGGSAPDARIVPSPGFQVGFAERVKKETGMPVGAVGLITEPRQAEEIVAGGRADAVLIGRELLRDPYFARRAARELSADVAGPLQYHRAV; translated from the coding sequence GTGAGCGCCCTGTTCGAGCCGTACACACTGAGGTCGCTGACCATCCCGAACCGTCTCTGGATGGCGCCGATGTGTCAGTACACGGCCGCCCCGGAAGGCGTCGAGGAGGGCGTGCCCAACGACTGGCACTTCCAGCACCTGGCCGCCCGCGCCGCCGGTGGGGCGGGGCTGATCCTCGCCGAGGCCACCGCGGTGAGCCCCGAGGGGCGGATCAGCCCGTGGGACCTGGGGCTCTGGAACGACCGGCAGACCGAGGGGTTCCGGCGCATCACCGCCTTCCTCAAGAGCCAGGGCACCGTGCCCGGCATCCAGATCGCCCACGCGGGCCGAAAGGCGTCCACCGAGCGGACCTGGGTGGACCGCGGTGCGGCGATCCCGCCCGGCGAGCAGTACGGCTGGACGCCCGTGGCGCCCAGCGCGATCCCCTTCGGGCCCGCCTCGACCGTGCCGGAGGAGCTGTCGGTGGCACGGATCGACGAGATCGTCGAGCAGTTCGCCGCCACCGCCCGCCGGGCGCTGGAGGCCGGGTTCGAGGTGGTCGAGGTCCACGGCGCCCACGGCTATCTGATCAACCAGTTCCTCTCGCCCCACAGCAACCGGCGCACCGACGAGTACGGCGGCTCCTACGAGAACCGCACCCGGTTCGCGCTGCGCGTCGTGGACGCCGTACGCGAGGTGTGGCCGCGGGAGCTGCCGGTCTTCTTCCGCATCTCCGCCACCGACTGGCTCTCGGAGAACGAGGACGACGAGCGCGAGGGCTGGACGGCCGAGGACACCGTCCGGTTCGCGGCGGACCTGACCGCGCACGGGGTGGACCTGCTGGACACCTCCACCGGCGGCAGCGCCCCGGACGCCAGGATCGTGCCGTCCCCCGGCTTCCAGGTGGGCTTCGCCGAGCGGGTCAAGAAGGAGACCGGCATGCCCGTCGGCGCGGTCGGCCTGATCACCGAGCCCCGGCAGGCGGAGGAGATCGTCGCGGGCGGCCGGGCGGACGCCGTGCTGATCGGGCGCGAGCTGCTGCGCGACCCGTACTTCGCCCGGCGCGCGGCGCGCGAGCTGTCCGCCGACGTGGCGGGCCCGCTCCAGTACCACCGGGCGGTCTGA